The following are from one region of the Corynebacterium hindlerae genome:
- a CDS encoding 5-oxoprolinase subunit B family protein produces the protein MLIKPCGDQALIVDVTEDDAEATGLSLLRTVLRLHDIVASWRTPGVVDLVPASQTLLIMLDTSRLLPTDMKRMLLECDLTAAPAATARSSQDVTVPVRYDGADLHSLAETLGWSPEELVRRHTETHWTAAFGGFSPGFMYLVPDAVWPTVPRLESPRASIPAGAVGLAGEFSGVYPQASPGGWQLIGTTDNVMWDPHRKDRPAAICPGDTVKFVEVTPCSK, from the coding sequence ATGCTGATTAAACCGTGTGGCGATCAGGCCCTGATCGTCGATGTCACCGAAGACGACGCCGAGGCTACCGGGCTCAGCCTGTTGCGCACTGTCCTACGCTTGCACGACATCGTGGCATCGTGGCGCACGCCTGGGGTTGTGGACTTGGTCCCAGCCTCGCAGACACTGCTGATCATGCTCGATACCTCACGGCTGCTCCCGACGGACATGAAGCGCATGCTGCTGGAATGCGACCTCACAGCAGCCCCCGCAGCAACAGCTCGCAGCAGCCAAGACGTGACCGTGCCAGTGCGTTACGACGGCGCAGACCTGCATTCGCTAGCTGAGACTTTGGGCTGGTCCCCGGAAGAGCTGGTGCGCCGCCACACAGAGACGCATTGGACAGCCGCATTCGGCGGCTTTTCCCCTGGTTTCATGTACCTCGTACCCGATGCTGTCTGGCCTACGGTGCCACGTCTTGAGTCGCCTCGTGCGTCGATCCCTGCTGGCGCAGTGGGGCTGGCCGGTGAGTTTTCCGGTGTTTATCCCCAAGCGTCCCCTGGTGGCTGGCAGTTGATTGGCACGACGGACAATGTTATGTGGGATCCCCACAGGAAGGACAGGCCTGCAGCAATTTGCCCTGGCGATACGGTCAAATTCGTGGAGGTCACCCCGTGTTCAAAGTGA
- a CDS encoding LamB/YcsF family protein produces the protein MFDLNSDLGESFGAYTIGGDAQVLDLVSSANVATGFHAGDPLVMAQTVAMAVDKGVRVGAHVGYRDLAGFGRREMEYDPGLLAAETTYQIGALQAIARAQGTAVTYVKPHGALYNRIAHDSVQASAVIQGIKDADPTLKLMGLAGSSVLRWAQEAGLGVIAEAFADRAYTAGGTLVPRSTPGAVLHDAQAAASQAVNLALGEPITAIDGSRILVAAESLCVHGDNPTALLLIKEIRAALAAEGIEVGHAD, from the coding sequence GTGTTTGATCTCAATAGCGATCTGGGAGAAAGTTTCGGTGCTTACACCATTGGCGGTGATGCTCAAGTTCTTGACCTGGTATCGAGCGCCAATGTTGCTACCGGCTTCCACGCCGGGGATCCGTTGGTGATGGCGCAAACGGTGGCAATGGCCGTCGATAAGGGCGTGCGTGTGGGGGCGCATGTGGGTTACCGTGACCTCGCGGGGTTCGGCCGACGCGAGATGGAGTACGATCCTGGGCTGCTCGCCGCAGAGACGACGTACCAAATCGGAGCGCTCCAAGCGATCGCGCGGGCGCAAGGCACTGCGGTGACGTATGTGAAACCTCATGGCGCGTTATATAACCGCATCGCTCATGACAGCGTGCAGGCCAGCGCAGTTATTCAGGGCATTAAGGACGCAGATCCCACGCTGAAGCTGATGGGGCTGGCTGGGTCCAGTGTCCTCCGCTGGGCGCAGGAGGCTGGGCTTGGGGTCATCGCAGAGGCGTTTGCGGACCGAGCTTACACTGCGGGCGGAACGTTGGTCCCGCGCTCGACGCCCGGCGCCGTCCTTCACGACGCCCAAGCTGCCGCGAGCCAGGCCGTCAACCTGGCTCTGGGGGAACCCATCACCGCCATCGATGGCTCGAGGATCCTCGTGGCGGCAGAATCTCTGTGCGTCCATGGGGATAATCCCACGGCGCTGCTCCTGATCAAGGAAATCCGGGCGGCGCTGGCTGCCGAAGGCATTGAGGTTGGCCATGCTGATTAA
- a CDS encoding 5-oxoprolinase subunit C family protein, whose amino-acid sequence MGRHGLAGTGVCPSGSFDRMSAARANHAMGNDPRATVLECLVGGLVLEALQATQFIVCGVRCPIVISGVDGRVRQSYSNTIIDLEAGERLDIGTAESGMRGYLAIRGGFAAESVLGSRATDIMSGLGPAPVKAGDVLLADSLIAEAAWWPTLRQLPTLWPLEEVQTLSVILGPRADWFTEDSITDFFSQTYQVSPQSNRIGIRLEGSTPLTRAVSRELSSEGMVRGSIQVPPNGMPVIFGPDHPVTGGYPVIGVLTRRSSDYSGQIAPGESVRFQRAT is encoded by the coding sequence GTGGGCAGGCATGGACTTGCGGGCACAGGAGTATGCCCTTCGGGCAGTTTTGATCGAATGAGTGCCGCCCGCGCCAACCACGCTATGGGCAACGACCCACGAGCCACGGTGCTTGAGTGTTTAGTCGGTGGCCTTGTGTTGGAAGCGCTGCAGGCCACTCAATTTATTGTTTGCGGGGTGCGCTGCCCCATTGTTATTTCTGGCGTGGACGGCCGGGTTCGGCAGAGCTACTCCAACACCATCATTGATCTAGAGGCCGGGGAACGGCTCGACATCGGCACTGCGGAGTCGGGCATGCGCGGCTATCTTGCCATTCGCGGAGGCTTTGCTGCCGAATCCGTCCTTGGTTCCCGCGCCACGGATATCATGTCCGGACTCGGTCCTGCACCGGTGAAGGCAGGCGACGTTCTGTTGGCAGATTCACTCATCGCGGAAGCGGCGTGGTGGCCGACGCTGCGCCAGCTCCCCACCCTGTGGCCGTTGGAAGAAGTACAGACCTTATCCGTGATCCTGGGGCCACGCGCTGATTGGTTCACCGAAGATTCGATCACCGATTTTTTCAGCCAGACCTACCAGGTGAGCCCGCAGTCCAATCGGATTGGTATCCGGTTGGAAGGCAGCACGCCATTGACCCGCGCCGTCTCCAGAGAATTGTCCAGCGAGGGCATGGTACGTGGCTCCATCCAGGTTCCTCCGAATGGAATGCCCGTTATTTTTGGGCCTGACCATCCAGTAACCGGGGGTTACCCAGTGATTGGGGTGTTGACCCGACGTTCTTCTGATTACTCCGGTCAAATCGCTCCGGGCGAGTCCGTTCGGTTTCAAC
- a CDS encoding NRAMP family divalent metal transporter: MSPSLAQSAASATTRSAILGAIFLMATSAIGPGFLTQTAVFTAQHGAAFAFAILVSIIIDVAVQMNVWRVIGVSGLRAQELGNRVVPGLGWVLAACIAIGGLVFNIGNIAGAGLGTNAMFGANPKIGGTITAVLAITIFLVKRLGAGLDKLLVLLGLVMMALTLYVAIVSHPPVGQALKNSVLPEEVSMLTITTLVGGTVGGYITFAGAHRMLDSGNSGVEHVHDVAKSSITGILLTGVMRVLLFLAVLGVVAGGAVLDTKNNPAGQAFEIAAGELGLRFFGVVLWAAALSSIIGASYTSATFLVKGGADSRRTQNIITIVFILLSCTAFVILGTAPATLMVFAGAFNGLVLPVGFSVVLFVALFRKQDLLHGYRYPTWLIVVGLAGLAIAWYLAWVSADKAFALLF; the protein is encoded by the coding sequence ATGAGCCCATCTTTAGCACAATCGGCCGCGAGTGCCACCACCCGAAGCGCCATCCTGGGCGCCATCTTCCTCATGGCCACGAGTGCCATCGGCCCGGGTTTCCTCACCCAGACCGCGGTTTTTACCGCTCAGCACGGGGCGGCTTTCGCCTTTGCCATCCTGGTGTCGATCATTATCGACGTTGCGGTGCAGATGAATGTGTGGCGCGTTATCGGCGTCAGTGGTTTGCGCGCCCAAGAGCTGGGTAACCGGGTAGTGCCCGGTTTGGGGTGGGTGCTCGCTGCGTGCATCGCCATTGGTGGCTTGGTCTTTAATATCGGCAATATTGCTGGCGCTGGTCTGGGCACCAACGCCATGTTTGGGGCTAACCCAAAGATCGGTGGCACCATCACCGCGGTCTTGGCCATCACGATCTTCCTGGTCAAACGGCTCGGCGCGGGGCTGGACAAACTGTTGGTCCTCCTCGGGCTCGTCATGATGGCACTGACGCTATACGTCGCGATTGTTTCCCATCCCCCGGTGGGCCAAGCTCTGAAGAATTCGGTGCTTCCGGAAGAGGTCAGCATGCTCACCATCACGACCCTGGTTGGCGGCACGGTGGGAGGGTACATCACTTTTGCAGGAGCGCACCGCATGCTGGATTCCGGCAATTCTGGGGTGGAACATGTGCATGATGTGGCCAAGTCGTCTATCACCGGCATCTTGCTTACCGGCGTGATGCGCGTGCTGCTGTTCCTCGCGGTGTTAGGGGTAGTTGCTGGTGGCGCGGTGCTGGATACGAAGAACAACCCTGCCGGTCAGGCATTTGAGATCGCTGCCGGGGAACTCGGGCTGCGGTTCTTCGGTGTCGTGCTTTGGGCTGCGGCACTATCGTCCATTATCGGCGCAAGCTACACATCTGCCACGTTCCTCGTTAAAGGTGGGGCCGACAGTCGCCGCACACAAAACATCATCACCATCGTGTTCATCTTGCTCAGCTGCACAGCTTTTGTCATTCTGGGCACCGCCCCGGCCACCCTCATGGTCTTCGCGGGCGCTTTCAACGGGTTGGTCCTCCCTGTCGGCTTCAGCGTGGTGTTGTTTGTGGCGTTGTTTCGCAAGCAGGATCTACTCCACGGGTACCGCTACCCCACGTGGCTCATCGTGGTGGGGCTCGCCGGATTGGCTATCGCGTGGTATTTGGCTTGGGTGTCTGCCGACAAGGCCTTTGCCCTGTTGTTTTAG